A single genomic interval of Halobacillus halophilus DSM 2266 harbors:
- a CDS encoding S-layer homology domain-containing protein gives MKKVIMSIFVVFLALTSVVSTAFAEDDITGTPFEDDLRALIEAGIMSGYDDGTYRPSKSVTRAEFTVFLNGALDLQMGDGELPEEYFTDVEPDDWYFESIMIAYNNGLVNGYPGGDFQPNKVITRQDMAMMMINAAKAKNVVSERKPLAFADNEEISNYAVESVERLTYLEIISGKQHADGSLFFAPKDETSRGETAAVINRLMNVLDPPKELDYKVVSLSLNQDPVVQDDYETYEEAVSQADDDQVVLKGNNIVWMNEGSAVSNAYTVLYDSSDLSRSLTYMTSGVEVELLEINEDTLKIKLADTTAYVEAGKINLTPQHMVKDRSYYYEKNGDLYHRIYNSLTEGSAAYKYGAAPSFMKTGEKYYSFNGSTFYSEDGSQAGEAHQYFNRMPLYTNTSYTGEQLDEFIASEVPDSPLIGTGDAFKKAEELHGTNALYLLAHAIHESNWGKSKIARDKNNLFGIGANDGNPYQDAWTYENYEKGILAAASEFIVPGYFDSSSWKARGAHLGNKSSGMNVYYASDVYWGQKIAGHMYRADTYLSSKYGTPKENAANDLAETVTSYVNVRAEADTGAEKLYTLPKASETVQILSETDGLGTWYQISPKSIESNTYENAFVYSHGYSAYGNSLRKLPLSK, from the coding sequence ATGAAGAAGGTAATCATGTCGATTTTTGTCGTATTTTTAGCTTTAACCTCAGTGGTCTCGACAGCTTTCGCGGAAGATGATATTACAGGAACACCATTCGAAGATGATCTGCGTGCTCTGATTGAAGCCGGGATCATGAGTGGATATGATGACGGTACCTATAGACCTAGCAAATCGGTCACGAGAGCAGAGTTCACCGTGTTCCTTAACGGGGCATTAGACCTACAGATGGGTGATGGAGAATTACCAGAGGAATATTTCACAGATGTGGAACCTGATGACTGGTATTTCGAGTCGATCATGATCGCCTATAATAACGGGCTGGTCAATGGTTATCCGGGTGGAGACTTCCAACCGAACAAGGTCATCACGAGACAAGACATGGCGATGATGATGATTAATGCGGCCAAGGCGAAAAACGTCGTATCAGAACGGAAACCTTTAGCTTTTGCCGATAATGAAGAGATTTCAAATTACGCGGTCGAATCAGTGGAAAGATTAACGTACCTGGAAATTATCAGTGGAAAACAGCATGCAGACGGCTCCCTGTTCTTTGCTCCAAAAGACGAAACGTCACGTGGAGAAACGGCAGCTGTTATTAACCGGTTAATGAACGTATTGGACCCTCCGAAAGAGCTGGATTATAAAGTCGTCAGCTTGTCTCTCAATCAGGATCCGGTCGTTCAGGATGATTATGAAACCTATGAAGAAGCCGTCAGCCAAGCTGATGATGATCAAGTGGTTCTGAAAGGAAATAATATTGTGTGGATGAATGAAGGAAGCGCGGTATCCAATGCGTACACCGTTCTCTATGATTCTAGTGATTTAAGTCGTTCGCTTACATATATGACTTCAGGTGTTGAAGTGGAATTATTGGAGATTAATGAAGATACCTTGAAGATTAAGCTTGCGGATACAACAGCCTATGTGGAGGCCGGTAAGATTAACCTGACGCCGCAGCATATGGTGAAAGACCGTTCCTATTACTACGAGAAAAATGGAGATTTGTACCACCGAATCTATAACTCTCTTACGGAAGGTTCGGCTGCTTACAAATACGGGGCAGCTCCGTCCTTCATGAAGACAGGCGAAAAGTATTACAGCTTTAACGGCAGCACCTTCTATTCTGAAGATGGCAGCCAAGCAGGCGAAGCTCATCAATACTTCAACCGCATGCCTCTCTATACCAACACCTCGTATACAGGAGAGCAGCTCGATGAATTCATCGCTTCTGAAGTGCCGGACAGTCCATTAATCGGAACTGGGGATGCTTTCAAAAAAGCAGAAGAACTGCACGGCACGAATGCTCTTTACCTGCTGGCACATGCGATTCACGAAAGTAACTGGGGCAAAAGTAAAATTGCCCGCGATAAAAACAACCTCTTCGGAATTGGGGCCAATGACGGCAATCCTTACCAAGACGCGTGGACATATGAGAATTATGAAAAAGGAATACTGGCTGCGGCTTCTGAATTCATCGTACCAGGCTACTTTGACTCCAGTTCGTGGAAAGCAAGAGGCGCTCATCTCGGGAATAAGAGCTCAGGGATGAACGTGTATTACGCTTCTGATGTCTATTGGGGTCAGAAAATTGCCGGCCATATGTACCGGGCAGATACCTATTTAAGCAGCAAGTACGGAACGCCTAAAGAAAACGCAGCTAATGACCTGGCTGAAACCGTCACGTCTTATGTGAATGTGCGAGCCGAAGCCGATACAGGAGCAGAAAAGCTTTACACGCTTCCAAAAGCAAGCGAGACGGTACAAATTTTGAGCGAAACAGACGGTCTGGGTACGTGGTATCAAATTTCGCCGAAATCTATCGAATCCAATACCTATGAGAATGCGTTTGTTTACAGTCATGGCTACTCCGCCTATGGAAATAGTCTCAGAAAATTACCGCTGAGTAAGTAA
- a CDS encoding WecB/TagA/CpsF family glycosyltransferase: MKHVNILGVPFSITNHSTLVEQLNQHIQKHEKSFVITANPEIVMRANQEEAYMKSLHRATYITADGIGIVKASRLLGQTLPERVTGYDVMIEMLKLADLNHYRIYLLGAQRDTLEEVKKHIQQFYPHIQVVGSHDGYFDWQHNTISEEIMQSSPDLVFVALGAPKQENWIAEHIDQFNKGVFLCVGGSFDVIAGKVKRAPLSWQNKNLEWFYRLLQQPTRWKRMLALPRFSYHVIRQKVKRSL; the protein is encoded by the coding sequence ATGAAGCACGTTAACATTTTGGGTGTTCCATTCTCAATAACGAACCATTCGACACTTGTCGAACAGCTGAATCAGCATATACAAAAACACGAAAAATCTTTCGTCATAACCGCGAATCCCGAAATTGTCATGCGCGCGAATCAAGAAGAAGCTTATATGAAGAGTCTTCACCGTGCTACATACATAACCGCAGACGGGATTGGTATCGTCAAAGCCTCCCGTCTCTTAGGCCAGACCCTTCCTGAACGAGTAACCGGGTATGATGTTATGATCGAGATGTTAAAGTTAGCCGACTTGAACCATTACCGGATTTATCTGCTGGGAGCCCAAAGGGATACCCTGGAGGAAGTGAAGAAACATATCCAGCAGTTCTATCCTCACATACAAGTCGTAGGCTCTCATGATGGATATTTCGACTGGCAGCATAACACTATTTCCGAGGAAATAATGCAATCTTCACCAGATCTCGTCTTTGTCGCTCTAGGGGCTCCTAAGCAGGAGAACTGGATCGCAGAGCATATTGACCAGTTCAATAAAGGTGTCTTTCTATGTGTTGGCGGCAGCTTTGACGTCATCGCTGGTAAAGTGAAACGAGCACCGCTCAGCTGGCAGAACAAAAACCTCGAATGGTTTTACCGACTTCTGCAGCAGCCGACACGCTGGAAAAGAATGCTTGCTCTTCCCCGGTTTTCATACCACGTGATTCGTCAAAAAGTGAAGCGTTCCTTATGA
- a CDS encoding N-acetylmuramoyl-L-alanine amidase, with translation MMRKVCSLLFAMIVMTFATIQSTDKVYAALSDIPDKYASEINYLIEQEIIFGYPDDTFKPKNAVTRQEAATMIGRSLDLENNRQNTKFPDVTEEHYASGYIASAAEEGIISGYADGTFHPNEKVTRAQMATLLARAFDLDETSSHSFTDVAKSAWYYTPINKVATAEITVGYPDGTFKPSKDITREEFSVLMARAMDGNVDSVSQDPEPQPEPDRTETVIGEKMVTTDSLNVRKGPGTSYDVVGKFSDGQEVKVHEEDGSWRYVSGNGVEGYVHSAYLADIPKPVIAEKIVTTDNLNVRKGPGISYDVVGKYSDNQEVDVHEVDGDWRLVSANGVEGYVHSAYLADIPKPVIAEKIVTADSLNVRKGPGTSYDVVGQFTTGEAVDVHKEEGSWRLVSSGSVEGYVHEAYLTDKPSVNRTVAIDPGHGGKDPGAVANGLVEKEVVLDVSLKVREYLRDSGINVVMTRSSDWYPTLDGRVNIANRNNADSFVSVHANAFLSSANGVETFYYAKGMTDREYKSYKLAGYINERLHKSMDMTDRGIKNAGYRVIKATNLPAVLTEIGFLTNDDDAAKLKTQKYRDEAAKAIAMGIIDYYNWRE, from the coding sequence ATGATGAGAAAAGTCTGTAGTCTGCTGTTTGCCATGATCGTGATGACATTCGCTACCATTCAATCCACAGATAAGGTGTATGCTGCCTTATCGGATATCCCGGACAAATATGCCAGTGAGATCAATTACTTAATCGAGCAGGAAATTATTTTCGGTTACCCGGATGATACATTTAAACCGAAAAATGCGGTTACCCGTCAGGAAGCCGCTACGATGATTGGAAGGTCCCTGGATTTAGAGAACAATCGCCAAAATACTAAATTTCCAGATGTGACAGAGGAACATTATGCTTCCGGATACATAGCTTCAGCTGCTGAGGAAGGGATTATCAGTGGATATGCTGACGGAACATTTCATCCCAATGAAAAAGTAACACGCGCACAAATGGCCACGTTGCTTGCCCGAGCGTTTGATTTAGACGAGACAAGCAGCCACTCGTTCACAGACGTAGCAAAGAGTGCCTGGTACTACACACCGATTAATAAAGTAGCCACAGCAGAGATTACCGTTGGGTATCCAGATGGTACATTCAAGCCAAGTAAAGATATTACAAGAGAAGAATTCTCTGTCTTAATGGCGCGTGCCATGGACGGGAATGTTGACTCGGTAAGCCAGGACCCAGAGCCTCAGCCAGAGCCGGACCGTACGGAAACGGTTATCGGTGAGAAAATGGTAACGACGGATAGCTTAAATGTACGTAAAGGACCGGGAACCAGCTATGATGTAGTTGGAAAGTTCTCAGATGGCCAGGAAGTAAAAGTCCATGAAGAAGATGGAAGCTGGAGGTACGTTTCTGGCAATGGCGTCGAAGGGTATGTACATAGTGCTTACTTAGCGGATATTCCTAAACCAGTTATTGCTGAAAAAATTGTCACGACGGATAACTTAAATGTAAGAAAAGGACCAGGAATCAGCTACGATGTCGTCGGAAAATACTCCGATAATCAGGAAGTTGACGTTCATGAAGTGGATGGAGACTGGAGATTGGTTTCCGCAAATGGCGTGGAAGGATATGTACACAGCGCTTACTTAGCCGACATTCCAAAGCCTGTTATTGCTGAAAAAATTGTAACTGCCGATTCCTTAAATGTACGTAAAGGGCCAGGAACCAGCTACGACGTGGTTGGTCAGTTTACTACCGGAGAAGCGGTTGATGTTCATAAAGAAGAAGGAAGCTGGAGATTGGTTTCCTCAGGAAGCGTGGAAGGATATGTCCACGAAGCTTATTTAACGGACAAACCAAGTGTGAATCGTACCGTGGCCATTGATCCTGGACACGGCGGAAAAGATCCAGGTGCTGTAGCTAACGGATTGGTAGAGAAAGAAGTCGTTTTAGATGTTTCTCTTAAAGTTCGTGAGTATTTAAGAGACTCAGGAATCAACGTAGTCATGACCCGCTCAAGCGACTGGTATCCAACACTGGATGGCCGAGTAAACATCGCAAATAGAAATAATGCGGATTCTTTCGTCAGTGTTCACGCGAATGCCTTCTTAAGTAGTGCGAATGGAGTAGAAACTTTCTACTATGCTAAGGGAATGACTGATCGCGAGTATAAGAGCTACAAACTTGCCGGTTATATTAATGAGCGTCTGCACAAATCTATGGACATGACCGACCGTGGAATTAAAAATGCCGGCTATCGAGTAATCAAAGCTACTAATCTTCCAGCGGTGCTCACAGAAATTGGCTTTTTAACAAATGATGACGATGCTGCTAAATTAAAAACACAAAAATATCGTGATGAGGCAGCTAAAGCTATTGCAATGGGGATCATAGACTATTACAATTGGAGAGAATAA
- a CDS encoding DUF3006 domain-containing protein, with product MRYTIDRFENGKAVLLEKGNEFNEKLIPIERMPSHAKEGDLVEPADLGHGKDYQVLEQETAERRKQAKEKLEKLKKKNKKK from the coding sequence ATGCGTTATACCATCGATCGTTTTGAAAACGGGAAAGCCGTGCTCTTAGAAAAAGGAAACGAATTTAACGAGAAACTGATTCCTATCGAACGAATGCCTTCTCACGCCAAAGAAGGAGATCTAGTAGAACCCGCCGATCTCGGGCATGGCAAGGACTATCAAGTGCTTGAACAGGAAACAGCCGAACGCCGCAAACAAGCCAAAGAAAAATTAGAAAAACTAAAGAAAAAAAACAAAAAGAAATAA
- a CDS encoding S-layer homology domain-containing protein gives MRNWMTFLAAFLLVTALTTQPAQAEDAFRDLDQTPWAKEEITYLSNEGIINGYGNGYFGPRDPITRAQAAMMLVNDLYPNAEAQEDPGFHDLSSDSIYYNAIAVAAQKGLVSGYPDGTYKPDAYIKRNEAAFLIDRAYNVKRNYGENVFFSDLGDNWSTGAIKDLASQGIINGYTDGTFRPDQSINRAEFSVVLSYTVNKNLRPLDDMTVHFIDVGQGDSTLLETPSGQTILIDGGRKSAGEEVVDYLASAGIDTIDLMVATHPDADHIGGLIDVLETMDVKQVLDSGKEHTTDTYMDYLDLIDEKDIPFDTAYEGEVLSYEDMSMKVMNSKESSSDNNESSIVLKVTHGEVDFLLTGDATVENEEEMLPAYNVEAEILKVGHHGASTSTSDEFVDEVQPEVGILSYGENSYGHPDSEVVNRLWEADVDLYSTCDEGDITITSTGNNYDVSASIFDGSDPCIAEQDNGDNDGENPGLINVNTASYEELQEVSGIGTTIAGNIIDYRETYGDFQTYEELLNVSYIGEATLEEIKPQITL, from the coding sequence ATGAGAAATTGGATGACGTTTCTAGCTGCTTTCCTTTTGGTTACAGCTTTAACGACGCAGCCCGCACAGGCGGAAGATGCTTTCCGCGACCTGGATCAAACGCCGTGGGCGAAAGAAGAAATTACGTATTTAAGTAATGAAGGGATTATTAATGGGTACGGGAACGGATACTTCGGTCCCCGGGATCCGATCACTCGTGCACAGGCCGCGATGATGCTCGTCAACGACTTGTACCCGAATGCTGAAGCTCAGGAAGACCCCGGATTTCATGATTTAAGCAGCGACAGTATTTACTATAATGCAATCGCTGTAGCGGCACAAAAAGGGTTAGTGTCCGGCTACCCGGATGGAACGTACAAACCAGACGCTTATATTAAGCGGAATGAAGCTGCCTTTTTAATAGATCGTGCTTATAACGTAAAACGAAATTATGGGGAAAATGTCTTTTTCTCAGATCTTGGTGATAACTGGTCGACCGGTGCTATTAAAGACCTGGCGTCTCAGGGCATCATTAATGGTTATACAGACGGCACGTTCCGCCCTGATCAATCCATAAACCGTGCTGAATTTTCGGTCGTTCTATCCTATACCGTGAACAAAAACCTTCGTCCTCTCGATGATATGACCGTTCACTTCATCGATGTCGGCCAAGGGGACAGCACCCTTCTTGAAACGCCATCCGGCCAAACAATTCTGATCGATGGCGGACGTAAATCAGCGGGAGAAGAAGTGGTGGATTACTTAGCCTCTGCCGGAATCGACACAATTGATTTAATGGTTGCTACTCACCCGGACGCTGATCACATCGGCGGTTTGATCGATGTGCTGGAAACGATGGACGTTAAGCAAGTGCTCGATAGCGGCAAGGAACATACAACGGATACGTACATGGACTATCTGGACTTGATCGACGAGAAAGATATTCCTTTTGATACAGCTTACGAAGGCGAAGTCCTATCCTATGAAGACATGAGTATGAAAGTGATGAACAGCAAAGAGTCTTCCAGTGATAACAACGAATCCTCGATTGTGTTAAAGGTCACTCACGGAGAAGTTGATTTCTTATTAACCGGCGACGCTACCGTTGAGAATGAGGAAGAAATGCTCCCTGCTTACAATGTAGAAGCTGAAATATTGAAAGTGGGGCACCATGGTGCTTCAACGTCCACTTCGGATGAATTTGTGGATGAAGTACAGCCTGAAGTGGGTATCTTATCCTATGGAGAGAACTCTTACGGCCATCCGGACTCTGAAGTGGTGAACCGTTTGTGGGAGGCGGACGTTGATCTTTACTCCACGTGTGACGAAGGAGACATTACGATCACCTCCACTGGAAACAACTATGACGTAAGTGCTTCGATCTTCGATGGCAGCGATCCTTGTATAGCCGAACAGGATAATGGCGATAATGATGGGGAAAACCCTGGATTAATTAACGTGAATACAGCAAGCTATGAGGAGCTGCAGGAGGTTAGCGGCATCGGTACAACTATTGCCGGGAATATCATCGACTATCGTGAAACGTACGGTGATTTCCAAACCTATGAAGAGCTGCTCAACGTGAGTTATATCGGAGAAGCTACGCTTGAAGAAATCAAGCCGCAAATTACACTTTGA
- a CDS encoding 5'-nucleotidase C-terminal domain-containing protein: protein MKKLHSKFVVSSMGAALVASALTPAVSISAEETFPDVQEDHPYYEVIHQLAEAGVVKGYEDGTFRLGNSVTRAEASLMLAKILDLNLNADPAPYPDVDQDHWYADAVNALHESGIIHGMDDGTFAPQAKMSRAEFAQIIMEAYEIEPVDAGHPFEDVEEGDWYETAIETLYANGLIVGQDENHFGSDADVKRGDFAWLLANTDYEFGSKLPKPSDFDLSLMHTNDTHGHLDDVAKRVTAVEEVRAENPDALLLDAGDVFSGTLYFNEFKGQADLEFMNMMDYDAMTFGNHEFDLGSSTEGHQALAEFVEGAEFPFVSSNVNFSQDENMKGLYNSYISKYPRNGEIYNSLVKEIDGEEVGIFGLTTAETADISSPEDITFDNYIQTAEERVRALEALGVDKVIALTHLGFNDNPAYDNDQLLAEVEGIDIIVGGHSHTSLDEAVEVTTDENGDPKDPTIIVQAGQYGGNLGTLDVEFDEDGVVTDYSSDLIDVSEKEADPEAAEALKKYSDDIEDLKNEESGGVAAEAFPNPRLGDGGTVSVRNSETALGDLIADGMLDKAKEYNEDVVAAFQNSGGIRTSIDKGPITLGEILTVMPFGNTLATMELTGAEIKTALERSVGQVPEENGGFLQVSGLNFTYDSSKNTGNRVQEVKVNQDGSWETLNDGDMYTIATNAFTAKGGDGYDVFAQAYDDGDVTDLGLSDWEVFRDYVAEQGTVTPTTENRIVDENNDDNDSD, encoded by the coding sequence ATGAAAAAGCTACATAGCAAGTTTGTTGTATCTTCCATGGGAGCCGCTCTAGTGGCGTCCGCTCTAACTCCAGCTGTCAGTATTTCCGCAGAAGAAACATTCCCGGATGTTCAGGAAGACCACCCTTATTACGAAGTCATTCACCAGTTGGCAGAGGCCGGCGTTGTAAAGGGGTATGAAGATGGGACATTCCGTTTAGGTAACTCCGTTACGCGTGCGGAAGCTTCTCTCATGCTTGCCAAAATTCTTGATCTGAATTTGAATGCCGATCCTGCTCCTTATCCAGACGTTGATCAGGACCACTGGTATGCGGATGCGGTCAATGCCCTTCACGAATCTGGTATTATTCACGGGATGGACGATGGCACCTTTGCTCCGCAAGCAAAAATGTCCCGCGCTGAATTTGCTCAGATTATTATGGAAGCCTATGAAATCGAACCTGTAGATGCCGGCCATCCATTTGAGGATGTTGAGGAAGGCGATTGGTACGAAACAGCGATTGAAACGCTTTATGCCAATGGTTTAATTGTAGGACAGGATGAAAACCATTTCGGTTCCGATGCTGATGTGAAGCGCGGAGATTTTGCCTGGCTTCTAGCGAATACAGACTATGAATTCGGTTCAAAACTGCCGAAGCCATCGGATTTCGATCTTTCGCTTATGCACACCAACGACACGCATGGTCACTTAGATGATGTAGCGAAACGCGTTACTGCCGTTGAAGAAGTACGCGCTGAAAATCCGGATGCACTGCTGCTGGATGCAGGAGACGTGTTCTCTGGTACGCTCTATTTTAATGAGTTTAAAGGCCAGGCGGATCTGGAATTTATGAACATGATGGACTATGATGCGATGACTTTCGGCAACCACGAGTTCGATCTTGGTTCCTCCACGGAAGGCCACCAGGCCCTTGCTGAGTTTGTAGAAGGAGCTGAATTCCCGTTTGTCAGCTCGAATGTTAATTTTTCTCAAGATGAGAATATGAAAGGGCTGTATAACAGCTACATCAGTAAGTATCCACGAAATGGTGAGATCTACAACAGCCTTGTGAAAGAGATTGACGGGGAAGAAGTCGGAATCTTCGGTTTAACAACTGCGGAAACAGCGGACATTTCAAGCCCTGAAGATATTACATTTGATAACTACATTCAAACGGCGGAAGAGCGTGTAAGAGCTCTGGAAGCTTTAGGTGTAGACAAAGTAATCGCGCTTACGCACCTTGGTTTCAATGACAATCCTGCTTATGACAATGATCAGCTGCTGGCTGAAGTGGAAGGCATCGATATTATTGTCGGCGGACACAGCCACACCAGCTTAGATGAAGCTGTAGAAGTAACGACGGATGAAAACGGCGATCCGAAAGATCCGACGATTATCGTACAAGCTGGTCAGTACGGAGGAAACCTGGGGACGCTGGATGTTGAATTTGATGAAGACGGTGTGGTAACGGATTACTCTAGCGATCTGATTGATGTTTCTGAGAAAGAAGCAGATCCAGAAGCGGCAGAAGCCCTGAAGAAATACTCAGATGACATAGAAGATCTTAAGAACGAAGAAAGTGGAGGAGTAGCAGCCGAAGCATTCCCGAATCCGCGTCTGGGTGACGGCGGAACGGTAAGTGTCCGTAACAGCGAGACGGCACTAGGCGATCTGATTGCGGATGGAATGCTTGATAAAGCGAAGGAATACAACGAAGATGTTGTAGCGGCCTTCCAAAACAGCGGCGGGATCCGTACTTCCATTGACAAGGGGCCAATTACGCTTGGTGAAATTCTAACCGTGATGCCTTTTGGTAATACACTAGCTACGATGGAATTAACAGGAGCAGAAATTAAGACAGCTCTTGAGCGCAGTGTAGGTCAGGTACCAGAAGAAAACGGCGGATTCCTGCAAGTATCCGGATTGAACTTCACGTATGACAGCTCGAAAAATACTGGCAATCGCGTACAGGAAGTGAAAGTAAATCAGGACGGTTCCTGGGAGACATTGAACGATGGTGATATGTACACGATCGCAACCAACGCCTTCACAGCTAAAGGCGGCGATGGCTACGACGTATTTGCTCAGGCGTATGATGATGGCGACGTAACAGATCTGGGTCTTTCCGACTGGGAAGTATTCAGAGACTACGTAGCTGAACAAGGCACGGTCACACCTACTACCGAAAATCGTATCGTAGATGAGAACAATGACGATAACGACAGTGACTGA
- a CDS encoding S8 family peptidase: protein MKKLMVVMVLLVSGALGTPSASLAASDQGSEGEKTERVVIQYNEEINVNILKDIPHTIHYRYESLDSVAVTIPGNKISELKGETAVKSIEEDGQVQVSFQETSWGTDSVEMNKSRSMGLSGEGVKIAILDTGIASKHPDLNVAKGISFVQGTEGYEDDNGHGTHVAGIIAAQDNEIGTIGIAPDAEIYAVKVLDEEGNGLNSEVVAGIDWAIDQGVDIINLSLTSCKPSDLTKNAIKKARNAGVQVVAAAGNKDVCVSENIDDILYPARFPEVVSVGAVTKKLNGSDYTYSGPSLDFTAPGARIESTYITNDDFPTGYATMSGSSMAAPHVTGILALYEQLFPEMSDSERKELLISNSLDKGDGGKDNTYGYGVAQAPTTPFKDFNRSYWYSSAVENLSQGNLISGYDDGMFKAKQSITREEAATMVGRALQLNGEERATDFPDVSPSSFGSGYISAGTSSGFISGYTDGTFRPNQAINRGDVAMIIDRAFKIEGSSSERFSDVNEDAYYYESVHDLKAAGFISGYPDGTFLPSSEITRAEFSLILSNVLNQ, encoded by the coding sequence TTGAAAAAGTTAATGGTTGTCATGGTGTTACTGGTTTCAGGGGCTTTGGGTACGCCTTCTGCTTCTCTGGCAGCTTCTGATCAAGGTTCAGAAGGGGAGAAAACGGAGCGTGTGGTAATTCAGTATAATGAAGAAATTAATGTAAATATACTGAAGGATATCCCGCACACCATTCATTATCGCTATGAATCTCTTGATTCTGTAGCGGTAACGATACCAGGCAATAAGATTTCTGAGTTGAAGGGTGAAACTGCAGTCAAATCAATTGAAGAAGACGGCCAAGTTCAGGTTAGTTTCCAGGAAACTTCCTGGGGAACCGATTCAGTAGAAATGAACAAATCAAGATCCATGGGGCTGTCGGGTGAGGGAGTTAAAATTGCTATCCTGGATACCGGGATTGCAAGTAAACACCCCGATTTGAATGTAGCTAAAGGTATCAGCTTTGTGCAAGGTACCGAGGGTTATGAAGATGATAATGGTCACGGAACACACGTTGCAGGAATCATAGCCGCCCAGGATAACGAAATTGGCACCATAGGCATCGCTCCTGATGCAGAGATTTACGCGGTGAAAGTGCTCGATGAAGAAGGAAACGGATTGAATTCAGAAGTGGTGGCCGGTATTGATTGGGCCATTGATCAAGGTGTAGACATTATTAATCTAAGTCTCACATCCTGTAAACCTTCTGATCTCACAAAAAATGCAATCAAAAAAGCTAGAAATGCTGGAGTCCAGGTGGTAGCCGCCGCAGGCAATAAAGATGTATGCGTATCTGAAAATATCGATGATATTCTTTATCCGGCCCGCTTTCCAGAAGTAGTTAGTGTAGGCGCTGTTACCAAGAAGCTGAATGGTTCGGATTACACGTATAGTGGACCATCCCTCGACTTCACAGCTCCTGGCGCAAGAATTGAAAGTACTTATATTACAAATGATGATTTCCCTACCGGCTATGCAACCATGAGTGGATCTTCAATGGCTGCGCCGCATGTAACAGGAATCCTTGCTTTATATGAGCAGCTGTTTCCTGAAATGTCAGACTCTGAACGAAAAGAGCTGCTGATCTCCAACTCACTGGATAAAGGTGACGGAGGCAAAGATAATACTTACGGATACGGGGTTGCGCAAGCGCCAACCACACCTTTTAAAGATTTTAACAGAAGCTACTGGTACAGCAGTGCCGTTGAAAATCTTTCCCAAGGAAACTTAATCAGTGGTTATGACGATGGTATGTTTAAAGCGAAACAATCTATTACGCGAGAAGAAGCGGCCACTATGGTAGGTCGTGCTTTGCAACTGAACGGAGAAGAAAGAGCAACGGATTTCCCTGATGTAAGTCCAAGTTCATTCGGTTCCGGTTATATTTCGGCCGGTACATCTTCTGGTTTCATTTCTGGTTATACAGATGGAACCTTCCGTCCGAATCAGGCGATCAACCGCGGGGATGTAGCGATGATTATTGATCGTGCGTTTAAGATTGAAGGATCTTCTTCTGAAAGATTCAGTGATGTGAATGAAGATGCTTACTATTATGAAAGTGTTCATGATTTGAAGGCAGCTGGATTCATTTCCGGATATCCAGATGGAACGTTCCTTCCTTCAAGTGAGATTACACGTGCTGAGTTTTCTCTGATTCTTTCAAATGTATTGAATCAATAG